Proteins encoded within one genomic window of Brachybacterium muris:
- a CDS encoding serine/threonine-protein kinase, with protein sequence MAPEPSISGPQRGEYSDAEANVMATMSTHPSIVTIHTADASSDHRPFIVMEYCPRPNYGVRFRKERITVAEALRVGVQIAGAVETAHRAGILHRDIKPANILVTEYNRPALTDFGISIVAGQSEDVEDSQGMSIPWSPPEFFADPVRADVRSDVFALAATVYSLLASHTPFERVGQRNTASDLIHRITTEPLRPLNRPDVPPELNRVLSIAMAKDPAGRYDTALAFGRSLQQVELALSLPVTQMDVLDDRGAPAAPLADEDELDSHTRIRKVSTVDPETGGGAPAAVASTRSPGWPRPWGHRPPVASGPRHRRPRPLLHRWSRPCSVPPGPRSPRCPRRLLPPHRHRPLPHRTRQRSVALRHGRS encoded by the coding sequence GTGGCACCCGAACCCTCGATCAGCGGACCCCAGCGAGGCGAATATTCAGATGCCGAGGCCAACGTGATGGCCACGATGTCCACGCACCCCTCGATCGTCACCATCCACACGGCAGACGCCTCCAGCGATCACCGTCCGTTCATCGTGATGGAGTACTGCCCCCGGCCCAACTACGGTGTGCGCTTCCGCAAGGAGCGGATCACGGTGGCCGAGGCGCTCCGCGTGGGCGTCCAGATCGCCGGTGCCGTGGAGACCGCCCACCGGGCCGGTATCCTGCACCGCGACATCAAGCCGGCGAACATCCTGGTCACGGAGTACAACCGGCCCGCCCTCACCGACTTCGGCATCTCGATCGTCGCCGGCCAGAGTGAGGACGTGGAGGATTCGCAGGGCATGTCGATCCCCTGGTCGCCCCCGGAGTTCTTCGCGGACCCGGTCCGAGCCGACGTGCGCAGCGACGTGTTCGCCCTGGCCGCCACGGTCTACTCACTGCTGGCCTCCCACACGCCCTTCGAACGAGTGGGGCAGCGCAACACCGCATCGGACCTGATCCATCGGATTACCACCGAGCCACTGCGGCCGCTGAACCGTCCCGATGTCCCGCCGGAACTGAACCGGGTGCTGTCGATCGCGATGGCGAAGGACCCCGCGGGACGCTACGACACCGCCCTGGCATTCGGACGCAGCCTCCAGCAGGTCGAGCTGGCGCTCTCGCTGCCGGTGACTCAGATGGACGTCCTCGACGATCGCGGGGCTCCCGCCGCCCCCCTCGCGGACGAGGACGAGCTCGACAGCCACACCAGGATTCGGAAGGTCTCCACCGTCGACCCGGAGACCGGGGGAGGGGCACCGGCAGCCGTCGCCTCGACCCGTTCTCCGGGGTGGCCCCGCCCCTGGGGGCACCGTCCTCCGGTGGCTTCGGGTCCCCGGCATCGGCGTCCTCGGCCTCTGCTTCACCGGTGGAGTCGACCATGCTCCGTCCCGCCGGGGCCCCGGTCTCCGCGCTGTCCGCGGCGTCTCCTGCCTCCGCACCGCCATCGACCGCTTCCGCACCGGACCCGGCAGCGGAGCGTCGCACTCCGGCATGGCCGTTCGTGA
- the istA gene encoding IS21 family transposase: protein MVRKIRAKLVLQLRAEGLSGRAISSSQGMSRKSVRAVFEAADAAGIGWGDIADVADEQVYARLFPGRGEHESVFAQPDWEQVHREMARVGVTLKLLHGEYFDATTAAGDPAMGYDRFCRTYQHHVMVTGAASRVGHKAGQSVEVDWSGPTMELADPVTGEVSKVFLFVACLPFSRYAFCFPALDMRQESWLRAHVAMFEALGGTVPRIVPDNLKTGVVKHPREGEIVLNDAYREMAAHYSAAVLPGRVRKPKDKASVENTVAHVATWVIAGLRDQRFTSLPELAAAIGQRMEAYNAEPFQKRPGSRASVFDAEERPLLTPLPAVPYEISTWHYGRRVGRNGHVTFARNFYSAPFAHIGAKVDLRITARTLEIYQGSQRLTSHLLLPETASNEYRTNDADLPAGERFQAWDAQRVRAWADRVGPATVIVIQRIFESVPIVEQGLDPALAVLRLSRRFSVDRVEAACALALTGRVRSPRYAHLHPILATGQDKVAALRPPREEPAEDGGYVRGADYYAGGVR from the coding sequence ATGGTACGGAAGATCAGGGCGAAGCTGGTGCTCCAGCTGCGCGCAGAAGGTCTGTCGGGGCGAGCGATTTCGTCCTCGCAGGGCATGTCCCGCAAGTCCGTGAGGGCGGTGTTCGAGGCCGCTGACGCTGCAGGGATCGGGTGGGGCGATATCGCGGACGTCGCCGATGAGCAGGTGTATGCCCGGTTGTTCCCGGGCCGGGGCGAGCACGAGAGCGTGTTCGCACAGCCGGACTGGGAACAGGTCCATCGAGAGATGGCCAGGGTCGGCGTGACGCTGAAGCTGTTGCACGGCGAGTACTTCGACGCGACCACGGCGGCTGGGGATCCGGCGATGGGGTATGACCGGTTTTGCCGCACCTACCAGCACCACGTCATGGTCACCGGTGCCGCTTCGAGAGTCGGTCACAAGGCCGGCCAGAGCGTGGAGGTCGACTGGTCCGGCCCCACGATGGAGCTGGCCGATCCGGTCACCGGCGAGGTCTCGAAGGTGTTCTTGTTCGTTGCCTGCCTGCCTTTTTCTCGTTACGCGTTCTGCTTCCCGGCGCTGGATATGCGCCAGGAGTCCTGGCTGCGAGCGCACGTAGCGATGTTCGAGGCGCTGGGCGGGACGGTCCCGAGGATCGTTCCGGACAACCTCAAGACCGGTGTGGTGAAGCACCCCCGCGAGGGCGAGATCGTCCTGAACGATGCGTATCGCGAGATGGCAGCGCATTACTCGGCGGCGGTGCTCCCGGGGAGGGTGCGGAAACCGAAAGACAAGGCGAGCGTGGAGAACACCGTCGCGCACGTCGCGACCTGGGTCATCGCCGGGCTGCGGGATCAGCGATTCACGTCCCTGCCCGAACTTGCAGCCGCCATCGGGCAGCGGATGGAGGCCTATAACGCGGAGCCGTTCCAGAAGCGGCCCGGATCCCGCGCCAGCGTGTTCGACGCGGAGGAGCGGCCGCTGCTGACGCCGCTGCCGGCGGTGCCCTACGAGATCTCGACATGGCACTACGGACGACGAGTGGGCAGGAACGGGCACGTCACGTTCGCGCGGAACTTCTACTCCGCGCCGTTCGCGCACATCGGCGCGAAGGTCGATCTGCGCATCACGGCCCGGACGCTGGAGATCTATCAGGGCAGCCAGCGACTGACCAGTCACCTGCTGCTCCCGGAGACCGCGAGCAATGAGTACCGCACCAACGACGCGGACCTACCTGCGGGCGAGCGTTTCCAGGCCTGGGACGCGCAGAGGGTGCGGGCGTGGGCAGATCGGGTCGGGCCGGCCACGGTGATCGTGATCCAGCGGATCTTCGAGTCCGTGCCGATCGTGGAACAGGGCCTGGATCCCGCGTTGGCGGTGCTACGGCTCTCTCGCCGCTTCTCCGTAGATCGGGTCGAGGCGGCCTGCGCACTCGCGCTGACGGGACGGGTCCGTTCACCGCGCTATGCGCATCTGCACCCGATCTTGGCCACCGGGCAGGACAAGGTCGCCGCCCTGCGTCCACCCCGCGAGGAACCCGCGGAAGACGGCGGATACGTCCGTGGCGCCGACTACTACGCCGGAGGTGTCCGGTGA
- a CDS encoding ATP-binding protein: MSVIDNDTKRKLREMGATALLDAIDAQDEAHVLGMSFQERLQLIVDEAHSIFNHGKVEGLIRRAGLRYPGADLRRLDLVEERGLNRNVIAQLATCSFIQRQQNVVFQGFTGSGKSYLGCALAKQACQHRLRAHYIRMPDLEEAWALAKDKPQGQTKFLRKYSTFSLLVIDEWLLDHPDEGMRSMLLELLERRYDTGSTVFCTQYPKKDWHARLGGAVHADAIMDRIVHNTIWIDTGDRNMREHTALPQ; this comes from the coding sequence GTGAGCGTGATCGATAACGACACGAAGCGGAAGCTGCGCGAGATGGGCGCGACCGCGCTGCTGGACGCGATCGATGCCCAGGATGAGGCTCACGTGCTGGGGATGTCGTTCCAGGAACGGCTCCAGCTGATCGTGGACGAGGCGCATTCCATCTTCAATCATGGAAAGGTCGAGGGTCTGATCCGCCGGGCGGGGCTGCGTTATCCCGGAGCGGACCTGCGGCGGCTGGATCTGGTCGAGGAACGGGGACTGAACCGGAACGTGATCGCGCAACTGGCAACCTGCTCCTTCATCCAGCGGCAACAGAACGTGGTCTTCCAGGGCTTCACCGGCTCAGGGAAGTCCTACCTCGGCTGCGCGCTGGCGAAGCAGGCCTGCCAGCACCGGCTCCGAGCCCACTACATCCGAATGCCCGACCTCGAAGAGGCCTGGGCCCTGGCAAAGGACAAGCCGCAGGGCCAGACGAAGTTCCTGCGGAAGTACTCCACGTTCTCGCTGCTGGTGATCGACGAGTGGCTGCTGGACCATCCTGACGAGGGAATGCGTTCGATGCTGCTGGAACTGCTCGAGCGCCGCTATGACACCGGCTCGACCGTGTTCTGCACCCAGTACCCGAAGAAGGACTGGCACGCCCGGCTCGGTGGAGCAGTCCACGCCGATGCGATCATGGACCGCATCGTGCACAACACAATCTGGATCGACACCGGCGACAGGAACATGCGAGAACACACCGCACTGCCCCAGTGA
- a CDS encoding FHA domain-containing protein, protein MSEAAQLLNRGTWIQPGPATLVVRYAGWVLLVPGMKKEVVEAAWTVLGDGPTADDFPDKLVKAGGLESLDKLPAILYALMEGTTTHIGVKGKSPLVVYDETGSRLVAGTDEEPFTRLTVEGVRRIAFGDLPPEEPLGGLRLEAGVSRVRGFVQAIVDPADLADDARTALAEQVEQHGRSIEDPEAKKRRAEKPPPPAPKPAATSESVRKPMMATRPSGAMPTSRSASTPAKPAESAGPSVFDDLFGDKKPEPAAAQAPAATATPAAAPATPAPAPPTPAAAPATQAPTPPEPAPAPTPEPAAEGPDSAATSGGSPSSPAPSTNAVPSSQRDAGTAPEDDAVQAPAKETPAATPPAGKRRLVSTSLFDRKRRPAAGGDEARTSTADPAAAGPASASNTDARTAGSAPAPAPESQPSPEPAPEPEPSSGPAAPPQPAPVVEEPSIAPGTDQQRPSATRRPSSAASMPTPPPPDEDDSSPVTLVAPIDQDDAAEGTSTPDPSPDSAGAKDQAASSSTPAATLGFGTDLDATGAYDDLFGKTVFRSIEDAAVRRTEVDEHDEDEASTEAAGDSPEQADGAQDDSSEDIDEDRSDQPETLGQAELPTADAASSAIGGEFIDWVPGVGRSAPEIAQTAARRASQPAPGQPAYPQVHLAERPPAPVTGPPRAVPPDYGSAPVPREGLGFGQQPGTPSMQAQPGQQAGPQQYGAPFPGSRAPQAPPHSGRAASAPHPVAPSGPPPMAAARPNGPAHPHPPTGGSAAPAPQAPSRAVMIPGVICPNGHANSPERHQCRTCGGPLEHSTRSVPRPPLGYVEISTGNRVVLDRSAVIGRRPRASRVSADDVPQLVTVPSPQQDISRSHVELRLEGWHVVATDLGTTNGTTLIRPGTEPVRLRAGEGVVLGEGDQLDLGDGVRLMMRGMA, encoded by the coding sequence ATGAGCGAGGCCGCGCAGCTGCTGAACCGCGGCACCTGGATCCAGCCCGGACCGGCCACGCTGGTGGTGAGGTACGCGGGGTGGGTGCTGCTGGTCCCCGGGATGAAGAAGGAGGTCGTCGAGGCTGCATGGACCGTGCTCGGTGACGGGCCGACAGCCGATGACTTCCCGGACAAGCTGGTGAAGGCAGGCGGGCTCGAGAGCCTCGACAAGCTCCCGGCGATCCTCTATGCCCTGATGGAAGGCACCACCACGCACATCGGGGTGAAGGGGAAGTCCCCGCTGGTGGTGTATGACGAGACGGGGTCCCGTCTCGTCGCGGGGACGGATGAGGAGCCGTTCACCCGGCTGACCGTGGAAGGGGTGCGACGCATCGCCTTCGGCGACCTTCCGCCTGAGGAACCGCTCGGTGGCCTGAGGCTGGAGGCCGGGGTGTCTCGGGTGCGCGGGTTCGTGCAGGCCATTGTGGATCCCGCGGACCTCGCTGACGACGCGCGCACGGCTCTGGCCGAGCAGGTGGAGCAGCACGGCCGGTCCATCGAGGATCCGGAGGCGAAGAAGCGCCGCGCCGAGAAGCCGCCGCCTCCGGCACCGAAGCCGGCCGCGACGAGTGAGTCCGTGCGCAAGCCGATGATGGCGACCCGGCCCTCGGGTGCCATGCCCACTTCGAGGTCGGCCTCGACCCCCGCAAAACCTGCGGAGTCCGCTGGCCCCAGCGTCTTCGACGATCTTTTCGGGGACAAGAAGCCGGAGCCTGCTGCTGCCCAGGCACCCGCTGCCACCGCGACGCCTGCTGCCGCGCCTGCCACGCCGGCTCCCGCCCCGCCAACCCCTGCTGCCGCGCCTGCCACGCAGGCTCCCACTCCACCGGAGCCCGCACCCGCTCCGACACCGGAACCGGCTGCTGAGGGGCCGGATTCTGCTGCGACTTCAGGCGGTTCTCCCTCCAGTCCAGCGCCCAGTACCAACGCCGTTCCCTCGTCCCAGCGCGATGCCGGCACCGCGCCGGAGGATGACGCGGTCCAGGCCCCCGCCAAGGAGACACCTGCGGCCACGCCGCCTGCGGGCAAGCGCCGACTGGTGAGCACCTCGCTCTTCGATCGGAAGCGCCGCCCAGCGGCCGGTGGCGATGAGGCCCGCACGTCCACAGCGGACCCGGCCGCCGCTGGCCCTGCCTCCGCCTCGAACACAGATGCACGGACCGCAGGGTCTGCCCCCGCCCCGGCCCCCGAGTCCCAGCCTTCGCCGGAGCCCGCCCCGGAGCCGGAGCCCTCGAGCGGGCCTGCTGCGCCCCCGCAGCCTGCCCCGGTTGTGGAGGAGCCCTCGATAGCACCCGGGACGGACCAGCAGCGGCCTTCTGCCACCCGCAGGCCGTCGTCTGCAGCCTCCATGCCGACCCCGCCCCCGCCGGACGAGGACGACAGCTCCCCGGTCACCCTGGTCGCGCCGATCGACCAGGACGACGCGGCCGAGGGGACGTCCACGCCGGATCCGTCACCGGATTCGGCAGGGGCGAAGGACCAGGCTGCGAGTTCGTCGACACCGGCGGCCACTCTCGGGTTCGGCACGGACCTCGACGCCACGGGCGCCTACGACGACCTCTTCGGCAAGACCGTGTTCCGCAGCATCGAGGATGCCGCCGTGCGCCGCACGGAGGTGGACGAGCACGATGAGGACGAGGCATCCACCGAGGCGGCCGGGGACTCACCCGAACAGGCCGACGGAGCACAGGACGACTCCAGCGAGGACATCGATGAGGACCGGAGCGACCAGCCCGAGACACTCGGCCAGGCAGAGCTCCCCACCGCCGATGCCGCCTCGTCCGCCATCGGCGGGGAGTTCATCGACTGGGTACCCGGCGTGGGCCGCTCCGCACCGGAGATAGCACAGACGGCAGCCCGACGGGCCTCCCAGCCCGCCCCGGGCCAGCCCGCATACCCGCAGGTCCACCTGGCCGAGCGCCCCCCGGCTCCCGTCACCGGACCGCCCCGCGCCGTACCACCCGACTACGGATCCGCCCCCGTGCCCAGGGAGGGCCTGGGCTTCGGCCAGCAGCCGGGCACTCCATCGATGCAGGCGCAACCCGGTCAGCAGGCGGGCCCCCAGCAGTACGGGGCGCCCTTCCCCGGATCTCGGGCACCCCAAGCTCCGCCTCACTCCGGGCGCGCTGCCAGCGCCCCCCACCCGGTGGCACCGTCCGGGCCTCCGCCGATGGCCGCAGCGAGGCCGAACGGCCCGGCACACCCCCACCCGCCCACCGGCGGTTCCGCTGCCCCGGCACCGCAGGCCCCGTCCCGTGCGGTCATGATCCCCGGGGTCATCTGCCCGAACGGTCATGCGAACTCCCCCGAGCGCCACCAGTGCCGCACCTGCGGGGGCCCGCTCGAGCACAGCACCAGATCCGTGCCCCGGCCCCCGCTGGGATACGTCGAGATCTCCACCGGGAACCGTGTCGTCCTGGATCGGTCAGCGGTGATCGGTCGACGCCCGCGGGCGTCCCGGGTCAGTGCCGATGACGTCCCCCAGCTGGTCACCGTTCCCAGCCCGCAGCAGGACATCTCCCGTTCCCACGTCGAGCTGCGCCTCGAGGGATGGCATGTGGTGGCCACCGACCTCGGCACCACCAACGGGACCACGCTGATACGGCCGGGGACCGAACCCGTGCGCCTGCGCGCCGGTGAAGGCGTCGTGCTGGGGGAGGGCGACCAGCTCGACCTGGGAGATGGGGTCCGACTGATGATGAGGGGGATGGCATGA
- a CDS encoding PP2C family protein-serine/threonine phosphatase codes for MSAASTHVGHVRATNEDSLLNVPPIYLVADGMGGHNAGEVASAIAVEEFEKLTIQENVTVDQLGQALRTAADRIAELGGEAQLGAGTTVAVVATMVLDGVGYWVVLNLGDSRVYRLSGDIFEQVSVDHSVVQELMDRGELSKDEAKVHPYRHMVTRALGAGPESDPDYWLIPAEVDDRMLVCSDGLTGEVDDATIERVLRGRQDVRTISENLVQLALDAGGRDNVSVVVVEAVEVVGLGLAAESTLDGPGRGDDEFEIDEDTLPRSIITAEGGD; via the coding sequence GTGTCCGCTGCGTCCACGCATGTCGGCCATGTGCGTGCCACCAACGAGGACAGTCTGCTCAACGTGCCGCCGATCTATCTCGTCGCTGACGGCATGGGCGGGCACAACGCCGGTGAGGTCGCCAGTGCCATCGCCGTGGAGGAGTTCGAGAAGCTCACGATCCAGGAGAACGTGACCGTCGACCAGCTCGGGCAGGCGCTGCGCACGGCAGCGGACCGCATCGCCGAACTGGGCGGTGAGGCTCAGCTCGGCGCCGGCACCACGGTGGCCGTGGTCGCCACGATGGTGCTGGACGGGGTGGGCTACTGGGTGGTGCTGAACCTGGGTGACTCCCGGGTGTACCGACTCTCAGGCGATATCTTCGAGCAGGTCAGCGTGGACCATTCGGTGGTCCAGGAACTGATGGACCGCGGAGAGCTGAGCAAGGACGAGGCCAAGGTCCACCCCTACCGCCACATGGTCACCCGCGCGCTGGGCGCCGGGCCCGAGTCCGACCCGGACTACTGGCTGATCCCTGCCGAGGTGGACGACCGGATGCTGGTGTGCTCCGACGGTCTCACCGGGGAAGTGGACGACGCCACCATCGAACGGGTGCTCCGCGGCCGGCAGGACGTGCGCACGATCTCGGAGAACCTGGTCCAGCTGGCACTGGACGCCGGTGGCCGGGACAACGTGAGCGTGGTCGTCGTCGAGGCGGTCGAAGTGGTGGGGCTGGGGCTCGCAGCGGAGAGCACGCTCGATGGCCCAGGCCGAGGCGACGATGAGTTCGAGATCGACGAGGACACCCTCCCTCGGAGCATCATCACTGCTGAGGGCGGTGACTGA
- a CDS encoding RDD family protein → MVTQPPTKAPGQGSASGAPSATGSSAVDGPSASSGAMEMAPPLDGCTPASPLKRFLAALVDGVIATVLLVPLTIGLVLAITQDTVGVLASVLVGVGVALPTAYTVLMIWLQGAKGFTLGKLILGLRTVRLTEGGPIGLLRSLGRWFLYGLASLIMALSVFLDPKKLLRGFHDRAVDSVVVDIKAGRNPMKPRPDDFERHSAEHYLGSPLVAVTTHENLLATPGAAWAGQQESSASSAAEGEPVQSDSWAAGPGVPSPYAPPPQHAQSAADTGWAPPEIPDLTPPPAVGQDWGVPAPQPDAQPSPAPQQWDAPAPPGQAPQQWQAPAPEQSDPIQQPPQQWAPPAQDQQWQAPAQDAPAQQQWQAPSPAPTDAPQQVPPEQTADAWDGGDIDEQTRVVLSESEDLGDLEQTRVSAVAPRIPKVTLRADDGTERVVSSPVVIGRNPATGDGEVQFVLKDETRSMSKTHLRLDGTGTDITVTDLGSTNGSAIVRADGSRESLVPDTPTVLPEGASLTLGDRSMTVERDS, encoded by the coding sequence ATGGTCACTCAGCCTCCAACGAAGGCACCAGGGCAGGGCTCCGCATCCGGGGCGCCGTCCGCGACCGGCTCCTCCGCTGTCGACGGGCCCTCTGCCTCCTCGGGGGCGATGGAGATGGCGCCGCCGCTGGACGGGTGCACACCCGCGAGCCCGCTGAAGCGCTTCCTGGCCGCTCTGGTGGATGGCGTGATCGCCACCGTGCTGCTGGTCCCTCTGACCATCGGACTCGTGCTCGCCATCACCCAGGACACGGTCGGCGTGCTCGCCTCGGTCCTGGTAGGTGTGGGGGTGGCCCTGCCGACCGCCTACACCGTGCTGATGATCTGGCTTCAGGGGGCCAAGGGCTTCACCCTGGGCAAGCTGATCCTGGGGCTGCGCACCGTGCGTCTGACCGAGGGCGGACCCATCGGTCTGCTGCGCTCCCTAGGACGCTGGTTCCTGTACGGCCTTGCCTCCTTGATCATGGCCCTGTCGGTCTTCCTGGACCCCAAGAAGCTGCTGCGCGGCTTCCACGACCGGGCTGTCGATTCCGTTGTCGTGGACATCAAAGCCGGCCGGAACCCCATGAAGCCGCGCCCTGACGACTTCGAACGTCACAGTGCCGAGCACTACCTGGGGTCGCCCTTGGTCGCCGTGACCACCCACGAGAACCTGCTGGCGACACCCGGCGCGGCCTGGGCAGGCCAGCAGGAGTCCAGCGCGTCGTCGGCGGCGGAGGGCGAGCCGGTGCAGTCGGACAGTTGGGCGGCAGGTCCCGGTGTGCCGAGCCCGTACGCCCCGCCGCCGCAGCACGCGCAGTCGGCCGCCGATACCGGGTGGGCCCCACCCGAGATCCCCGACCTCACGCCCCCGCCCGCAGTTGGGCAGGACTGGGGGGTTCCGGCCCCGCAGCCGGATGCGCAGCCGTCGCCGGCGCCGCAGCAATGGGATGCACCCGCCCCACCGGGGCAGGCACCGCAGCAGTGGCAGGCCCCTGCACCTGAGCAGTCCGACCCGATCCAGCAGCCGCCCCAGCAGTGGGCTCCCCCTGCCCAGGATCAGCAGTGGCAGGCGCCGGCGCAGGACGCACCCGCTCAGCAGCAGTGGCAGGCGCCTTCCCCAGCCCCGACCGACGCTCCCCAGCAGGTACCGCCGGAGCAGACGGCCGATGCCTGGGACGGTGGCGACATCGACGAGCAGACCCGGGTGGTCCTCTCGGAGTCGGAGGACCTGGGGGATCTGGAGCAGACCCGCGTCTCCGCCGTCGCCCCCAGGATCCCGAAGGTCACCCTGCGCGCCGACGACGGGACGGAGCGAGTGGTCAGCAGCCCGGTCGTGATCGGCCGCAACCCCGCCACAGGCGACGGCGAGGTCCAATTCGTCCTCAAGGACGAGACCCGATCCATGTCCAAGACCCACCTGCGCCTGGACGGGACAGGCACGGACATCACGGTCACAGACCTGGGATCGACCAACGGCTCGGCAATAGTGAGGGCCGACGGCTCTCGCGAGAGCCTGGTCCCGGACACCCCGACCGTCCTGCCGGAGGGAGCTTCACTCACCCTCGGTGATCGGTCCATGACCGTGGAGAGGGACTCGTGA